The Aureispira anguillae genome contains a region encoding:
- a CDS encoding META domain-containing protein yields the protein MTRSKYLCFLSVLFLLGIACNKKTSNVNNNTPNENHLENTSTTSLVGTWTVLSFPLPEESKTATKPYQLVFNADQSMGLKLDINNCGTNYQTKDGYLVFEEGMSCTEACCDSKEAMILSNLFKGSLKYTIQNSTMTISTEQGPIKLVNNKNRLQGSSWVAVSYADLKEKQATKFSKKYVLSFDDSRIQLRLDANNCNTSIAYADQISMIELPMNSMGCTRKCCDSKDGLLLMNMLQGKISYSKEAKQLILKTASKEIIFTPYQEETSNKD from the coding sequence ATGACACGATCAAAATACTTATGTTTTCTTTCTGTTCTTTTTCTCTTGGGCATTGCTTGCAATAAAAAAACATCCAATGTTAATAACAACACCCCGAACGAAAATCATTTAGAAAACACAAGCACAACAAGCCTAGTAGGAACTTGGACTGTTCTTAGTTTTCCTCTTCCCGAAGAAAGCAAAACAGCTACAAAGCCTTATCAATTGGTTTTTAATGCCGATCAATCTATGGGGCTAAAGTTGGACATCAATAATTGTGGGACAAACTACCAAACTAAAGATGGTTATTTGGTTTTTGAAGAAGGAATGAGTTGTACAGAAGCTTGTTGTGATAGCAAAGAAGCTATGATTCTAAGCAATTTATTTAAGGGTTCCTTAAAATATACTATTCAAAACTCAACGATGACAATTTCCACAGAGCAAGGTCCTATTAAATTGGTCAATAATAAAAACCGCCTTCAGGGCAGTTCTTGGGTAGCGGTAAGTTATGCTGATTTAAAAGAAAAACAAGCGACCAAATTTTCTAAAAAATATGTTTTGAGTTTTGACGATTCTAGAATTCAACTGCGTCTCGATGCCAATAACTGCAATACTTCTATTGCTTATGCAGACCAAATTTCAATGATTGAATTGCCAATGAATAGCATGGGCTGTACTCGTAAATGCTGCGATAGTAAAGATGGGCTTTTATTGATGAATATGCTCCAAGGCAAAATTTCTTATTCTAAAGAGGCAAAACAATTGATTTTAAAAACAGCTAGTAAAGAGATTATTTTCACACCTTACCAAGAAGAAACTTCTAATAAGGATTAG
- a CDS encoding DUF4296 domain-containing protein, which translates to MAALVAILFSSCYQPIPKETPILSEDKIKLILRDIHLAEALLTEVADRRSKDSLARMYYGQIFKLHDVDQDEFDQSMHAYFTDPPALDSLYQEVISELAEEKKIAAEKKKADK; encoded by the coding sequence ATGGCTGCTCTGGTAGCCATACTTTTTTCTAGTTGTTATCAACCAATTCCCAAAGAAACGCCTATTCTTAGCGAGGATAAAATAAAGTTAATTTTGAGGGATATTCATTTGGCAGAGGCCTTATTAACGGAAGTGGCGGATCGTCGTTCCAAAGATAGTCTTGCTAGAATGTATTATGGACAAATTTTTAAATTGCACGATGTAGATCAAGATGAATTTGACCAAAGTATGCATGCTTATTTCACCGATCCTCCTGCCTTAGATTCTTTGTACCAAGAGGTTATTTCAGAGTTAGCAGAAGAAAAAAAGATTGCTGCGGAAAAGAAAAAAGCGGATAAATAG
- a CDS encoding thiazole synthase, giving the protein MQPLQIADKTLHSRLFTGTGKFSSSIMMRDALLASASELVTVALKRVDINNEEDDILNHLNHDHIHLLPNTSGARTAKEAVFAAQLAREALGTNWLKLEIHPDPKYLMPDPIETLLAAEELVKLGFVVLPYIHADPVLCKRLEEVGTHAVMPLGSPIGSNKGLKTVDFLEIIIEQSNVPVIVDAGIGSPSDAAKAMEMGADAVLVNTAIAVSDNPVEMAKAFKLGVEAGRMAYEARLASPFNHATASSPLTSFLD; this is encoded by the coding sequence ATGCAACCACTACAAATAGCAGACAAAACGCTTCATTCTCGATTATTTACTGGAACAGGAAAATTTTCGTCTAGTATTATGATGCGTGACGCCTTATTGGCTTCCGCTTCCGAATTGGTCACTGTAGCACTCAAACGAGTAGATATTAATAATGAAGAAGATGATATATTAAATCACCTTAATCACGATCATATTCATTTATTGCCCAATACATCGGGTGCTAGAACGGCAAAAGAAGCAGTCTTTGCCGCACAATTGGCTAGAGAAGCCTTGGGAACCAATTGGCTCAAATTAGAAATTCATCCTGACCCAAAGTATTTGATGCCAGATCCCATCGAAACCTTATTGGCGGCAGAGGAATTGGTAAAATTGGGTTTTGTGGTCTTACCTTATATCCATGCTGACCCTGTGTTGTGCAAACGTTTGGAAGAAGTAGGCACCCATGCGGTAATGCCTTTGGGCTCTCCTATTGGTAGTAACAAAGGGCTTAAAACGGTTGATTTTTTAGAAATTATTATAGAGCAATCAAACGTTCCTGTTATTGTTGATGCAGGGATAGGGAGTCCTTCTGATGCTGCCAAAGCAATGGAAATGGGGGCAGATGCCGTCCTAGTTAATACTGCAATTGCAGTTTCGGACAACCCTGTAGAAATGGCTAAAGCCTTCAAATTGGGTGTAGAAGCAGGACGCATGGCTTATGAGGCTCGTTTGGCTAGCCCTTTTAATCATGCAACAGCCAGTAGCCCATTGACTTCTTTTTTGGATTAA
- a CDS encoding glutamine synthetase III family protein, which produces MNSRFKALDLLSNRKKFNTPPLSSNVSEMFGCNVFSDDTMKQFLAPKSYKQFKAIIDAGVNLDRDLADHVAESMKKWALSKGVTHYAHWFQPLTGRTAEKHDSFFTLNGDGEAIEEFTGNELVQQEPDGSSFPGGGLRTTFEARGYTAWDPTSPAFILDVNNQKTLCIPTIFVTYGGQSLDYKLPLLKSQAFLERSAIDVCQLFDENITKISVTLGWEQEYFLLDEALFNARPDLVMTGRTLLGRLAPKGQQLDDHYFGTIPERVYAYMTDLEQECYKLGIPLRTRHNEVAPCQYEFAPIYEDVNIAVDHNQLLMDIMERVAIRHKLRVLFHEKPYAGVNGSGKHNNWSVATNTGKNLLSPGKEPGKNLQFLAFFVNTIQAVYKYADILRASVTSASNDHRLGANEAPPAIISVFIGEALTKVLDEIEKGVDVTADGVKKALNLLSKVPNLELDNTDRNRTSPFAFTGNKFEIRMAGSTVNCAAPMTIMNMIVGKQLREFYQDVQILMASNMPKDQAILTVLKNYIQESKNIRFEGDGYSEEWKDEAARRGLGNYGDTPRALEAYSNKEIKDLFVESGILSEEELHAHYDVRLEDYALKLQIESRTMAEMCMNQILPVAVDYQTRLLQNITALKAVGLGEDAYTAQLALVKDISSYINTIKDCAYQMKAERVKAGALDAREKAFAYCDKVKPIMEELRNAADDLEQLTDDEVWPLVKYRELLFLR; this is translated from the coding sequence ATGAACAGTAGATTTAAAGCTCTAGATCTGTTATCCAACCGTAAAAAGTTTAATACTCCCCCTTTATCTTCCAATGTTTCTGAAATGTTTGGTTGCAATGTTTTTAGTGATGACACTATGAAACAATTTCTTGCTCCCAAGTCATACAAACAATTTAAAGCCATTATTGATGCTGGGGTTAACTTAGATAGAGATTTGGCAGATCATGTTGCTGAATCCATGAAAAAGTGGGCCTTAAGCAAAGGGGTAACGCACTATGCACATTGGTTTCAGCCATTGACAGGGCGTACTGCTGAAAAGCATGACTCCTTTTTTACATTGAATGGGGACGGAGAGGCAATCGAGGAATTTACAGGAAATGAATTGGTACAGCAAGAACCAGATGGTTCTAGTTTCCCTGGTGGTGGTTTGCGAACCACGTTCGAGGCTAGAGGATATACTGCTTGGGACCCAACTTCTCCTGCTTTTATTTTGGATGTGAACAATCAAAAAACACTTTGTATTCCAACAATCTTTGTTACCTATGGAGGACAATCGTTGGATTATAAATTGCCATTGTTAAAATCGCAGGCGTTTTTAGAGCGTTCAGCAATTGATGTTTGCCAGTTGTTTGATGAAAATATCACAAAAATCTCTGTGACATTGGGCTGGGAACAAGAGTATTTTTTATTGGATGAAGCCTTGTTTAATGCACGTCCAGATTTAGTGATGACAGGTCGTACTTTATTAGGCCGTTTGGCTCCTAAAGGACAACAGTTGGACGATCATTATTTTGGAACGATTCCAGAACGTGTTTATGCTTATATGACAGACTTGGAACAAGAATGTTATAAGTTGGGGATTCCTTTGCGTACTCGTCATAACGAAGTTGCTCCTTGTCAATATGAGTTTGCTCCAATTTACGAAGATGTAAACATTGCGGTGGATCACAATCAATTGTTGATGGACATTATGGAACGAGTTGCGATTCGTCACAAATTGCGTGTCTTGTTTCACGAGAAACCATACGCAGGGGTAAATGGATCAGGAAAACACAACAACTGGTCTGTTGCAACCAACACGGGCAAAAATTTGCTTTCTCCAGGTAAGGAGCCAGGCAAAAATTTACAATTTTTAGCCTTTTTTGTAAACACAATCCAAGCGGTTTATAAATATGCTGACATTTTGCGTGCTAGTGTTACTTCGGCTTCCAACGACCACCGTTTAGGAGCGAATGAAGCCCCTCCAGCTATTATTTCTGTGTTTATTGGAGAAGCCTTAACAAAGGTTTTGGATGAGATCGAAAAAGGGGTTGATGTAACGGCTGATGGTGTGAAAAAAGCCTTAAATTTGTTGAGCAAGGTGCCTAATTTGGAATTGGATAATACGGATAGAAATAGAACGTCGCCGTTTGCCTTTACTGGAAACAAGTTTGAAATTCGCATGGCTGGTTCTACTGTAAACTGTGCTGCTCCAATGACCATTATGAATATGATTGTGGGCAAACAACTCAGAGAATTCTACCAAGATGTTCAAATTTTGATGGCTAGCAATATGCCCAAAGATCAAGCAATTTTGACGGTTCTAAAGAATTACATTCAGGAATCTAAGAATATTCGTTTTGAGGGAGATGGTTATAGCGAAGAATGGAAAGATGAAGCAGCTCGTAGAGGGCTAGGAAATTATGGCGATACGCCTAGAGCATTAGAGGCTTATTCTAATAAGGAAATCAAAGATTTGTTTGTTGAATCTGGAATTTTGTCAGAAGAAGAACTACATGCTCATTATGATGTTCGCCTAGAGGATTATGCGTTAAAACTTCAGATTGAATCTCGTACGATGGCTGAAATGTGTATGAATCAAATTTTGCCTGTTGCAGTTGATTATCAAACTAGATTGCTTCAAAATATTACAGCATTAAAAGCAGTAGGTCTAGGAGAGGATGCTTATACGGCACAACTAGCGCTGGTAAAAGATATTTCATCTTATATCAATACCATTAAAGATTGTGCTTACCAAATGAAGGCAGAACGAGTAAAAGCAGGAGCATTAGATGCTAGAGAAAAGGCGTTTGCTTATTGTGACAAGGTAAAACCAATCATGGAAGAACTGCGCAATGCTGCCGATGATTTGGAGCAATTGACAGATGATGAGGTTTGGCCATTGGTAAAATATCGTGAATTATTGTTTTTAAGATAA
- a CDS encoding DUF6940 family protein, whose product MFQYTEKVLAKNTFQFRIKQEDKLLTFGNVIQLWKTSALFRTFYTQLLREVPFLAFFWENSPFTNNSLDQPYEFVVVGTDAFNGKKPNALSFNQYFSIEQPVISFPNLGKNAQLVVPCPLSNSYEVYTHLGSFIRNAPVQQIDRFWQVMGHEVEKHLNECPLWLSTSGLGVYWLHVRLDQRPKYYSHSPYKSF is encoded by the coding sequence ATGTTCCAATATACCGAAAAAGTCTTAGCTAAAAACACCTTTCAGTTTCGGATAAAACAAGAAGATAAGCTATTAACCTTTGGCAATGTCATCCAGCTTTGGAAAACGTCGGCTTTATTCCGAACCTTTTATACCCAACTCCTTAGAGAAGTTCCTTTTCTAGCTTTTTTCTGGGAGAACAGCCCCTTTACCAACAATAGTTTGGATCAACCCTATGAGTTTGTAGTCGTTGGAACAGATGCTTTTAATGGAAAAAAGCCTAATGCGCTTTCGTTTAATCAGTATTTCTCCATTGAACAACCTGTCATTTCTTTTCCCAATTTGGGTAAGAATGCTCAGTTAGTTGTACCTTGTCCACTCTCCAACTCTTATGAAGTTTATACCCACTTAGGGAGTTTTATCCGAAATGCACCTGTTCAACAAATCGATCGTTTTTGGCAAGTAATGGGTCATGAAGTAGAAAAACACCTCAACGAATGCCCACTTTGGCTCAGTACTTCTGGTTTGGGAGTCTATTGGTTGCATGTTCGATTAGATCAACGCCCCAAATACTATAGTCATTCTCCCTACAAAAGCTTTTGA
- a CDS encoding DUF4249 domain-containing protein has translation MMAKQNWFLLACLILLSACKKLENTIEIPIDPSENDLVVECYLEAGQPLQLILTETKGYFDVTNICPFVRHALVVITYNGIKDTLVEAPYSGNGCSSIMPYWNADSTRFYNYASTNICPSSWNTNFALEVWDTINDRYVSATTQAMPVVPITTFKTTFNADSIASVVLSCQDDLTTNNYYRMTLHKNTLSRLNKGAVFKYVAENPYFDQVLYDQAIFNQGEISHASDYEFYRTDSLIATIYHIDQAYYNYLITSRNAREANLNPFVEPSTILSNIQGGYGIFTFLSYDRDTLYIPW, from the coding sequence ATGATGGCTAAACAAAATTGGTTTTTGCTTGCTTGCTTAATACTTTTATCAGCTTGCAAAAAATTAGAAAATACAATCGAAATACCAATAGATCCCTCCGAAAATGATTTAGTGGTTGAATGTTATTTGGAGGCAGGGCAACCCTTGCAGTTAATCTTAACAGAGACAAAAGGCTATTTTGACGTAACCAATATTTGCCCTTTTGTACGGCATGCCTTGGTGGTTATTACCTATAATGGCATCAAAGATACCCTAGTTGAAGCTCCCTATAGTGGAAACGGGTGCAGTAGCATTATGCCTTATTGGAATGCCGACTCTACTCGATTTTACAACTATGCTTCTACCAATATTTGCCCTTCTAGTTGGAATACAAACTTTGCACTAGAGGTATGGGATACAATCAATGACCGCTATGTCAGTGCTACTACACAAGCCATGCCTGTTGTCCCAATTACTACCTTTAAAACAACATTTAATGCAGATTCTATCGCCTCTGTCGTTTTGAGCTGTCAAGATGATTTAACGACCAATAACTATTATAGAATGACGCTTCACAAGAATACTTTATCCAGATTGAACAAGGGCGCTGTCTTTAAATATGTGGCTGAAAACCCCTATTTTGACCAAGTATTGTACGACCAAGCCATTTTTAACCAAGGAGAAATTTCTCATGCTAGCGATTATGAGTTTTATAGAACGGATAGTTTAATTGCTACCATTTATCACATTGATCAAGCTTATTACAATTACTTGATCACTTCTCGAAATGCAAGAGAAGCGAACTTAAATCCCTTTGTTGAGCCTTCAACCATTCTTTCCAATATTCAAGGAGGCTATGGTATTTTCACCTTTTTGTCCTACGATAGAGATACTTTATATATTCCTTGGTAA
- a CDS encoding Ser-Thr-rich GPI-anchored membrane family protein, whose protein sequence is MKNILKITRIKYIFILFFIGCIANNANAWESPTINIIDPTANTVWNTGQNVTIRWTSNFPASANLKIFLYEGNRRVAKVASFIPNTGSYTYSVPNSLINSSLYRLQIFDVANPAASVTFSDFFTINSGSPTINIIDPTASTVWNTGQNVTIRWSSNFSASANLRIFLYEGNNQVATVANFIPNTGSYTYSVPNSLINSSLYRLQIFDIANPAASVAYSDFFTINSGSPTINIINPTANTVWYTGQNVTIRWTSNFSASANLKIFLYEGNRRVATVANFIPNTGSYTYSVPNSLANSSLYRLQIFDVANPAASVTFSDFFTISNSYGSRSSLPTHENVENSGQQNGIEHLYISPTPQLAGTISKVIIQSSENITAQMVISDMTGRIVDQKTIELTKGDNQIDTTPITEKGMYVLSIQTANTNKSLKLIVVE, encoded by the coding sequence ATGAAAAACATTTTAAAAATCACTCGCATAAAGTATATTTTTATACTTTTTTTTATTGGATGTATTGCCAACAACGCTAATGCTTGGGAGAGTCCTACCATCAACATAATTGATCCCACAGCCAATACGGTTTGGAACACAGGACAAAATGTAACCATACGATGGACCAGCAATTTTCCGGCTAGTGCTAATTTGAAAATCTTCTTGTATGAGGGAAACAGGCGAGTTGCTAAGGTTGCCAGCTTTATCCCCAACACAGGATCTTATACTTATTCTGTTCCCAACTCTTTGATTAACTCTTCCCTCTATCGACTTCAAATTTTTGATGTTGCTAATCCTGCGGCTTCCGTTACTTTTAGTGATTTTTTCACCATTAACAGTGGTTCTCCCACTATCAACATAATTGATCCCACAGCTAGTACTGTTTGGAATACAGGACAAAATGTAACCATACGATGGTCCAGTAATTTTTCAGCTAGTGCTAACCTGAGAATCTTTTTGTATGAGGGGAATAATCAAGTTGCTACTGTTGCTAACTTTATACCCAATACGGGATCTTATACTTATTCTGTTCCCAACTCCTTGATTAACTCTTCCCTCTATCGACTTCAAATTTTTGATATTGCTAACCCTGCGGCTTCTGTTGCTTACAGTGATTTTTTCACCATTAACAGTGGTTCTCCTACCATCAACATAATTAATCCTACAGCCAATACTGTTTGGTACACAGGACAAAATGTAACCATACGATGGACCAGTAATTTCTCGGCTAGTGCTAATTTGAAAATCTTCTTGTACGAGGGAAATAGACGAGTTGCTACTGTTGCTAACTTTATCCCCAACACAGGCTCTTATACTTATTCTGTTCCCAACTCTTTGGCTAACTCTTCCCTTTATCGACTTCAAATTTTTGATGTTGCTAACCCTGCGGCTTCCGTTACTTTCAGTGATTTTTTCACCATTAGTAATAGCTACGGTAGTAGATCTTCTCTGCCTACCCATGAAAACGTAGAAAATTCAGGGCAACAGAATGGAATAGAACATCTTTACATTAGCCCAACCCCTCAATTGGCAGGAACAATATCTAAAGTTATCATCCAATCTAGTGAAAATATAACTGCTCAGATGGTTATATCGGATATGACAGGACGGATCGTAGATCAAAAAACTATTGAGCTTACTAAAGGTGATAACCAAATAGATACCACTCCTATTACAGAAAAAGGGATGTATGTGTTATCAATTCAAACGGCTAATACCAATAAAAGTTTGAAACTTATAGTAGTTGAATAA
- the queA gene encoding tRNA preQ1(34) S-adenosylmethionine ribosyltransferase-isomerase QueA — protein MKLSQFNFNLPSKLIAEYPAERRDESRLMVVNRAEGTISHHIFRDILDFFDDGDCFILNNTKVFPARLYGQKEKTGARIEVFLLRELNAEMKLWDVLVDPARKIRVGNKLYFNDENGAEILVAEVVDNTTSRGRTIRFLYDGSDAEFKAHLDKLGHTPLPKYINRPAEDLDKERYQTIYASEVGAVAAPTAGLHMSPEVMKRLEIKGINFATLTLHVGLGTFRSIEVEDLSKHKMDAEYFKIDQPTCDLVNQTIQGGRKRCAVGTTSMRSIESAVSANELLKPAEGWTNKFIFPPYNFSIANSMITNFHLPKSSLAIMVCAFGGYDLIMEAYHEAIKEEYRFFSYGDAMLII, from the coding sequence ATGAAACTATCGCAGTTTAACTTTAATCTCCCAAGTAAACTTATTGCTGAATATCCTGCCGAACGTAGAGACGAATCTAGGTTAATGGTTGTTAACAGAGCAGAAGGCACTATCTCTCATCATATTTTTAGAGACATTCTAGATTTCTTTGACGATGGAGATTGCTTTATCTTAAACAATACTAAAGTATTTCCAGCTCGTTTGTACGGTCAAAAAGAAAAAACAGGAGCTAGAATTGAGGTATTTTTGCTTCGTGAATTGAATGCAGAAATGAAATTGTGGGATGTGTTGGTTGATCCTGCTCGTAAAATTCGCGTGGGCAATAAATTGTATTTTAATGATGAGAATGGTGCAGAAATCCTAGTAGCAGAAGTAGTAGACAATACGACTTCAAGAGGAAGAACCATTCGTTTCCTTTACGATGGTAGTGATGCAGAGTTCAAAGCTCACCTAGATAAATTAGGTCATACACCTCTTCCTAAATACATCAATAGACCTGCAGAAGATTTAGACAAAGAGCGTTACCAAACAATCTATGCTTCTGAAGTAGGTGCTGTTGCAGCTCCAACTGCTGGTTTGCACATGAGCCCAGAAGTAATGAAGCGCCTTGAAATTAAGGGAATCAATTTTGCTACCTTAACACTTCATGTTGGTTTAGGGACATTCCGCAGCATTGAAGTAGAGGATTTGTCTAAACACAAAATGGATGCAGAATATTTTAAAATTGATCAACCTACTTGTGATTTAGTCAACCAAACTATTCAAGGAGGTCGCAAACGTTGTGCCGTTGGTACTACTTCTATGCGTTCTATTGAATCTGCTGTTTCGGCTAATGAATTGCTAAAACCTGCGGAAGGATGGACCAATAAATTTATCTTCCCTCCCTACAACTTTAGCATTGCCAACTCTATGATTACTAATTTCCACTTGCCAAAATCTAGCTTAGCCATTATGGTTTGTGCTTTTGGCGGTTACGATTTGATTATGGAGGCTTATCACGAAGCAATCAAAGAAGAGTATCGTTTCTTTAGTTATGGAGATGCTATGTTAATCATCTAA
- a CDS encoding Fur family transcriptional regulator: protein MKSTRNTAAKSAIHKLLKDSTTALSHRDIQDQVGELCNRVTIYRILDRLVEEGEIHKIVNTDGVIKYATCHQCEAHHHHSHNHVHFSCTKCHSVTCLDDVKPSYTLPANYLVKEVNFTLSGICPNCIE from the coding sequence ATGAAGTCAACTAGAAATACTGCTGCCAAATCCGCCATACACAAACTACTAAAAGATTCTACCACAGCCTTATCTCATCGAGATATTCAAGATCAAGTAGGAGAATTGTGCAATCGTGTTACGATCTATAGAATTCTAGATCGTTTAGTTGAAGAAGGTGAAATTCACAAAATTGTAAATACAGATGGAGTCATTAAATATGCCACTTGTCACCAATGTGAAGCGCATCACCACCACAGTCATAATCATGTGCATTTTAGCTGTACAAAATGTCATTCTGTGACTTGTTTAGACGATGTCAAACCAAGCTATACACTTCCTGCAAACTACTTGGTTAAAGAAGTTAATTTTACCTTATCGGGTATCTGCCCCAATTGTATCGAGTAG
- the ggt gene encoding gamma-glutamyltransferase, giving the protein MHTFANKFLIFFSLIFCFYACTEPTPNKEAPQASIFDITKQKISDSAMVVSAHPLATQAGIEILQKGGNAIDAMVAVHFALAVAYPRAGNIGGGGFMVYRDKDGSVNTLDFREKAPTNAHRDMYLDSLGKIVDSLSLTGHLASGVPGSVEGMYAAHQQYGKLAWELLVQPAIDLANEGIKVTEREAVAYNEHMRLFKQFNTHKNAFVKEQPWKKGDLLIQKDLANVLLRIRDKGRAGFYEGETADLIVREMQKTQGIISHEDLKNYNAVWRAPIQFEYKGYKMISMPPPSSGGICLAELFNMVEGQPMEAWGFQSAQSIHLFTEAARRAYADRTEHLGDLDFYPVPVQQLTSQAYADMRMQDYVDSIATPSDSISHGNPYPKESEQTTHYCVVDAEGNAISVTTTINSNFGSKVIVEQGGFFMNNEMDDFSAKPGVPNQFGLLGNEANAIAPHKRMLSSMTPTIVEKDGQFFMAVGSPGGSKIITTVFQVITNVIDFKLPLKDAVHLPRFHFQWLPDLLYHEEGAFSDELLEELKALGHTPQSRAPIGQVEAVLRLPNGQLEGVGDIRGDDDAKGF; this is encoded by the coding sequence ATGCACACCTTCGCTAATAAGTTTCTTATTTTCTTCTCCCTAATTTTTTGTTTTTATGCTTGTACAGAGCCTACTCCCAATAAAGAGGCACCGCAAGCTTCAATATTTGATATTACCAAACAAAAAATCAGCGACTCTGCTATGGTGGTTTCAGCCCACCCACTAGCAACTCAAGCAGGTATAGAAATACTCCAAAAAGGCGGCAATGCCATTGATGCAATGGTGGCGGTTCATTTTGCCTTGGCGGTTGCCTATCCTCGTGCAGGAAATATTGGTGGAGGGGGTTTTATGGTCTATAGAGACAAAGATGGTTCCGTCAATACCTTAGATTTTAGAGAAAAAGCACCAACCAATGCGCATCGGGATATGTACCTAGATTCTCTAGGTAAAATTGTAGATTCCCTAAGTTTGACAGGGCATTTGGCATCTGGCGTTCCTGGCTCTGTTGAAGGGATGTATGCTGCTCACCAACAATATGGAAAATTAGCTTGGGAGCTATTGGTACAGCCCGCTATCGATCTCGCCAATGAGGGTATAAAAGTAACAGAACGAGAAGCCGTAGCTTACAATGAGCACATGCGCTTATTTAAACAGTTCAATACGCATAAAAATGCTTTTGTAAAGGAACAGCCTTGGAAAAAAGGAGATCTATTAATCCAAAAAGATTTGGCAAATGTACTCCTGCGGATAAGAGACAAAGGACGTGCAGGCTTTTATGAAGGAGAAACGGCCGACCTCATTGTTCGGGAAATGCAAAAAACACAAGGCATTATTTCTCATGAAGATCTAAAAAATTACAATGCTGTTTGGCGTGCCCCCATTCAATTTGAATACAAAGGTTATAAGATGATTTCTATGCCTCCCCCATCTAGTGGGGGAATCTGCTTGGCAGAATTGTTTAATATGGTAGAAGGGCAGCCGATGGAGGCCTGGGGCTTCCAATCTGCTCAAAGTATCCATTTATTTACAGAAGCTGCTCGGCGAGCTTATGCTGATCGAACAGAGCATCTTGGAGATCTCGATTTTTACCCTGTTCCTGTACAACAGCTAACCAGTCAAGCTTATGCCGATATGCGTATGCAAGATTATGTAGATAGTATAGCAACGCCTAGCGATAGCATTTCGCATGGGAATCCTTATCCCAAAGAGAGTGAGCAAACCACCCATTATTGTGTTGTAGATGCTGAAGGCAATGCTATTTCGGTAACCACAACCATCAATTCCAATTTTGGCAGCAAAGTTATTGTAGAACAGGGGGGCTTTTTTATGAATAATGAGATGGATGATTTTAGTGCTAAACCTGGCGTTCCCAACCAATTTGGTTTATTGGGAAATGAAGCCAATGCTATTGCTCCCCACAAACGAATGTTAAGTTCAATGACGCCAACGATCGTAGAAAAAGATGGGCAGTTTTTTATGGCGGTTGGCAGTCCTGGAGGCTCTAAAATTATCACTACGGTATTTCAAGTTATCACAAATGTAATTGATTTCAAACTACCACTCAAAGATGCGGTGCATTTGCCTCGCTTCCATTTCCAATGGCTTCCCGATTTATTGTACCATGAAGAAGGTGCCTTTTCGGATGAATTACTGGAAGAACTCAAAGCATTGGGACATACTCCTCAAAGCAGAGCGCCTATTGGGCAAGTAGAAGCTGTTTTGCGATTGCCAAATGGGCAGCTAGAAGGCGTTGGTGATATTCGTGGAGATGATGATGCCAAGGGGTTTTAA
- a CDS encoding type I restriction enzyme HsdR N-terminal domain-containing protein has translation MLLNINLLNYQDRLDIKYKNANKYVFDLIRKKYLVLTPEEVVRQLILHYLIEEKSYPKNKIRVEMGLDVNTMSKRCDILVFDADFEPIVLVECKSAKVKVDQKVFEQIARYNMTLKVPYLIVTNGPVNYCSKIDYENKQFQFLEEIPSYNKLK, from the coding sequence ATGTTATTAAATATAAATTTATTAAATTATCAGGATCGGCTGGATATAAAATACAAGAACGCCAATAAATACGTTTTTGATCTTATACGAAAAAAGTACTTGGTTTTGACACCAGAAGAAGTTGTTCGCCAATTGATCCTTCATTATTTGATCGAAGAAAAATCTTACCCTAAGAATAAGATTCGTGTTGAAATGGGCTTGGACGTAAATACAATGAGCAAACGATGCGATATTTTAGTTTTTGATGCCGATTTTGAGCCTATCGTACTGGTAGAATGCAAGTCTGCTAAGGTAAAAGTAGATCAAAAAGTTTTTGAACAGATTGCACGTTATAATATGACGTTAAAAGTTCCCTATTTGATCGTGACCAATGGCCCTGTCAATTACTGCTCAAAGATAGATTATGAAAACAAGCAGTTTCAATTTTTAGAAGAAATTCCTAGTTATAACAAATTGAAATAA